The region ATCCCCAAACATTTCCAACTTCTGCCCTGGGAGAGGTTTCCTTGACATGAATGCACCCACATCACAGTACCTCAGGTAAAGGCCAAAGCGTGGAGAAGACTTGGCTGAGGTCACAGGGTGGCAAATTGGTACCCAAATTGGGACTCATTCTCCTGAATAGTTAAGCTTTACCCCCAAAACATGGCATTTGGCCTCCACTGTGTCAAGACACCCTCTTAGCATCAGCCCTTACTTCTGGGGTGCCTCCTGAAATGCCTGCCTGAAAGTGGTGTCAGGTGAAGTTAAAAATCAAACCCCAAAACAGCTCTTAAAAGTCTCAAGTGGGCAGCCACTTGACCGGGGCTAGAGGGAACATGCAGATGGTGAGGCACCACTCTGATGGCCAAGGGACTGTGGGCACACAGTATTCCTTCTTCGTACCTGTTTGCTATTCAGCCACCTTATGAGCAGGACTGGGTACAGTCAGCATTCAGTACATGCCTACCAGCCCAGCTTGCTctgtgtcctgggccacacaCGCTCAGTAGCAAAACCCAGAGGAACCCAAAGTGGGCAGCCTAGCAGTCAGGAGTCTGGAGAGGAGAAACCCAGGTCCTCTCCTTAAAAGGCTGTGACCTCAAGCCAGTAAGTTAAACTCTCTAAACCTTAGCTTCTGCAAAATGGGAGAATAggatgttggggggggggtgcttggAAAATCCTGAACTCCCAGTTACCTAAAAGGGAGACCCCACAAAAAGTACTCATACCTCCAGTCCTAGAGGAAGACCACCTAGGTCAGATCCCACCTGTGCCACTTTCCTTCTGGTCCGAGACTCAATTGCCCCATCCCCTAACCTATAATAAACACGTCGGGCACTAGTGACTGTAAGCCAAGCACTACTCTGTAACCAGGGGTGGCCAACCTtctggcacctctgggccacactggaagaagagttgtcttgcgccacatattaaatacacaaacactaatgaagacagcaacaaaaaaatctcatattttaagtaaatttacgattttgtggtGGGCCGCGGGTTGGACAGTGTAAACAAACTTATTCTTCAGAACTTCATGGAGCAGGTTGATTGTTCTGCCCACTTCACAAACATTGGCCCAGAAGCTTAAAGTCTCTGCCTTTTCCATCCTACTCCGGGCTGGGGCTGTTGTCCTCTTTCCATCCTGCAGTCAACTCCTCCCCAAAGGGGACACTGCAAGCTCGGTAGTTCCAACCGACGGGTTCTCAAGTCTCCAGcgtcccccacccagcccagacaACAGTCGGCCTCGCGCCCAGGCGCGCCTAGATGGCGCTCGCTGCGCGCCAGAGGTGCAGGCCCCTCCCGGGTGTCGGCTCCCCCTCCTctgagcaggggaggagggcggagggcagaaggtgtgggggaaggggaacGAGCCAGGCCTTGCCCAGCCCATCAAGCCCCGGCggaggaaggaggaggcggaGAGCAGAGCTGGCATTAGGAGACTTTACTGAAAACAGAAAACCGGGCGAACCAAGTATTACAAACAGGAATGTAGACTcgtagcaaaacaaaacagaataaaaaggggGAGCGGGAggacgggggcggggcagagagcaagggaaggggagagtaattttcttcttcccatttctttaaaaaaccaacacaagaaaacacacactcacacaaccAACGTTTGTTCCCGAGTACAAACATAAATAGGGCAGAATCAAACACTGTTCTctcttccaaatgaaaaaaaaaaaaaaaagtaaaagaaaaggcaACGCAGGGCTTCAGGCTGCGCCCCCTCGGAACCTTCTTCGGCGGCGGTGCGTACAAAGGGGAGGCCGGGCGCGCGGGTTTGTGCAATTCGGGCGGCCACGCGCAGAGGTCAGAGGCAGCgcgagggcagggggcggggggagtcatGCGCTTGCCCCCCGGGAGCAGGGGGTCCAGCTTGTCGAGTCTGAGGCGCCCTCTCTGAGTCCTGGCACCATCCGGGGGCGTCCCCGGGGCCACGCCCTCTCCAAGTCCGGGACACCCACGCCCCCCCACGCGAGCCCGCCtctcgggggaggggggccgcgCATGCGCCCCACGCGCGGGCTCAGTACGCGGGCACctggtgctggggcagcagctggcagcCGCTGTTGACGTGGCTGAGGACCTTCTGCTTGAGCTGCGCCACCTGCTCACGCAGCAAGCTCGCAGTGGACGCCAGCTCCGTGTTCTGGCTCTTGAGTGTCTTCACTTTCTCCTCGAGGCGCGAGATGCGCTCTAACTTGCGCTTGCGGCACTTGGAGGCAGCGATGCGGTTGCGCAGCCGCTTGCGCTCCGCCTTGATGCGCTCTTGAGTGTCCATGTCGATGGGCGACAACGGCGGGCTCTCACCGAAGCTCGGCACATCGGGCACCGTCTGTGGCTCATCCTTGAGCGCGGCGAGGCGCGGCGGCCCCAGTGCGCCCGGGGGTGGCGGCGGAAAGGGCACGGGCTCGGCGGCGAAGGCAACAGTCGCAGCACTCCCCGCACTCCCGGTACTGCCCGCGTAGCTGCTCAGGTTCGCGTAGACTGGCGCCTCGGGCGTGGCCGCCGCCGGAGCCAGCTCTCCGGGAGGCGCGGCACCAGCAGCCGTGCCGGAGGGTCCCCCGGCCGCTGCCGCAGCGGAGGCCGCACCCGCACCCAGCTGGTTCTGCTTGTGCAAGTCCTCCAGGGCCTTGACGAAGCCCTCGGCGAACTCCTGTTCCTCGCTGGCCGCCACCTTGGGGTAGAGGAATTGCGTACTCGTCGGCGTGGTGGTAACCAGCCCGTTGGACTGGATGATGAGACGCTCCAGTTCGGGCGAGGCCAGCTTGAGCAGCCCTAGGTCCGGTGAGGAGAGGAGGCCGTCGGGCGGCGCCGAGCCAGAGGTGCCGTCTGTGCGcaagggggctgggggcggcgcGGCCCCGGGCTTGAGCGCTGCTGCCACCTGCTCGCTCAGGCTCAGCGTCAGCGCATCTTTCTTCATCATACTGCCGGCCGCTGCCGTCGGGGGCGCCCCGGGGAACAGGCGACCCGGGGACGCAAAGCTGCTACCGCCGCCACTGCCACTGACGCCGCCGCCCAGGCCGCTTAGCGCCTCATCGCCGTAGAAGGGTGTTTCCATCCTCCGCCTCCCCCGCCGCGCCGGtccgggggggaggggagtggctgCGGCCTCCCGAGGGGCCCGCACCCCCCCGTCCGCTTGGCCCCAGTGCCCGCCCCGGCCGCAGCCGCTGCGCCCGGCCCTCGGTTGGCGGCGGCTCCTGCGCCGCGCTACCCGCGCGCCCTCTTATAGCCTCGGCCCAGCGCGATGAGCTCACTGCCCCCGCTCGCCATTGGGTGTGGGTGACGTCTCTCATTTACATGGAAGGGCGGAGTCTAGCTatcaacgcccccccccccggctgccgTTGCCCCGGTGACGCGCGGTAAACGGCACAACAGCGCGCTGCCTTGTGGGTTGACGtcatgggggcggggcgggcgacTGGGCCGGGTCACTCCGCACCGGGAGGGAGCGTTGTGTACGACCTAGGTCCCCAGCGCCGCCTCCAGCCAAGGCACGTCCGGGTGGCGTGATAGGCCGGGCCATCCGGCGCCTAGCCACTGGGCGCCTGCCAGCCCTGAAGCTCCGCCCCGCGGCCGATCCTGGGGCCCGGCCGGCGGGAGCGGTGCCGGTCCCCTGGAACGAAGGTGGTGGGTTTTGGGGTCCCAGATGGATAAATTACTCTCTGGCACCTTCCGCTCCACTGCACGGATGGTGCCTCCCATAACGCGTTTTGGTCAAACTTTGTGTGCGCTGGAGGCTGAAGTCCTGGAGGAGCGGTGGCTAGTGGCTCGCCCGCGATGTGGGCCAGAACTGCCTTCACCCACCTTCACCGCATTGTCTGGTGGTGTGTTTGCCCCAGAAAGACAGAGAAGGTTAGAAGAGAGCTCCCAGAAGTTGCTGAAAGCGCTTTGATCCTACTACTTTTCACTGGGAGCTGTCTAAAGCACTGGGTCCGAATTCCTGACAGATGAGAATCTGAGGCGCAGTGTGCAGACTTGCCTGAGGAGACCAGAGTTGTAACCAGGCCTGAGCTCTTATCCATCCTGTAAAATCCTGGTGTCCATGCCCCTGGGCAGCCGCCTACGTTTTAACTCTTTTCCAGGTCCTGCTGTGTGTCCTCGGGTAAGGATGTTTAGGCTTAGGCCAGAATCCCTGCTGGTAATGATTATCTGCTTATTACCATTATCATGACGGTTAGGGCTTAATGAGCCACCATAGGCTTAAGCGTAAGGCTGGGGATGGGATATACAAATAGAAGGAAAGGAACACCTTTCTCAACACTCCCCAGGGACCCTTGAGATACCAGAGTCTGCAGACAGCCCCTGCACACAACCCCTCCATGGCTCCCACAGCACTCAGGATGGAGCCCCCTCCTCAGCCAAGTAGTGGAAGCTCCATACCCTCCTTCCCACACTGACCTTTCACTCTTACCCTATCTGAGCCTTGGCTTCCCAGCCCCTGAGTGCCCccgggcctttgcatgtgctatGCCCTCTGGTgattctccccttcttcccattATATTCTTGGAATCATCCAGAATGATGGAGTGGATCATAAATCCCCAGAAGGCAGGGGGACCTTCTCTATCCTGGGGCTGGTGGGTCCCCAGGTCCCTAGGTCCCTGCACAGGGCCTAGCATACAGTGGACACAAAGTGTTAAAGGAGAGAACATTGCCTGGCTGGGTTTGCTGTGGCAGCCTCTGGCCTTGGTTTGTGTGAGTGGTCTGTGGACAGAAGCACCTgccctcccccgaccccagctCCCTTCCTCACCTGGCGCTGACCCTACTGGCTTTGAAGCAAAAAGGCCATGAGGGAGGTTGTGATTATGAGTAAGAGGGCTGGCCTGGCCTCGAGGGCAGAGGGCCAAGCATATggatgtgtgcctgtgtgtactGGTGTATGGAACAGACTaccatgtgtatatatatatgtctttttcaAGGCATATGGTCTCTCAGCCCTCCAGACCTGTCCTTTTGGGTCCCAGCCTGGCAAAGGAACCCCTGGTGGAAGTGAGTATAGCCCCTGCCAGGCCTGTAGCCAATCCTGCCCTGGGACCCCTATCTGGAACAAGATTGGAAAAGAGGATGCCCTGCTTCTCCCCATGGCAGGAAGGTGGTTGGGTGGCCTAGGGAGGATCCACCCTGATCTTGGGCCTTGACATTGATAGATAGGTGAATGTCTCATGAACTgtgggcagagacagacagaactGAAAGACTGACCAGCAGACAGGCCTTGGGAAATGGAGGCACAGGGAGGCCAAAGCAAGTTacttctcagtttcctcttcatgAAAATGGAGCAAATAATACTACAACCTCATGGAGTATTGAGACTTTTACTGGATTTGTGGAAATAGTATAAGTTCAATAATGGTCtctatcattgttttatttttatttttaaaaatttttatcctcggccctggctggcgtagctcagtggattgagctctggctgtgaaccaaagtgtcgtaggttcgattcccagtcagggtacatgcctgggttgcaggccatgacccccagcaactgcacattgatgtctatctctatctgcctccctcccttccctctctaaaaataaataaataaaatctttaaaaaaatttttttatcctcacccatgaattttttttcattgcttttagagagagaggaggggagagagaaaaaatcaatgtgagagggaaacatcaattggagtatgcacctggactggggatcatacACTCCCAGATTGGGGATGGAACAtacgacctaggtatgtgccctgaccgggaatcaaacccataactgGAAAGTTGCAGGACTACACTGGAACCAACTAAGGCCGGGGctgttttacattattattattcgGCCAAACTTAACTGCAGTTCTTTGGTCTGGAGCTCCCTCTGCATAGTACCCTTCCCTAACCTCCAGGCAAACTCCTATTTGTCCTTCAAACACACTTCCAATGTTccttcctccaagaagccttccttaACCATGGCCCTGGGGAATTCCTTAGACCCCTTCCACCTGTATGAGCCCTGTCTGCCATTGGTGTCTGACTCTATATGCCCCAGACAGGGGAAGGCAGGGTCCTTGAGACTGGGTGGGAGGACCTGTCATGGCTTCTAAATGTAGGGCGCTGCTTTTGGCAGACTCTGCCAGCTCCACTTTCCAAGGCCTGACCCCTCTCAGGCTCCTCTGCTGCGTACTCGCTATTCCTTCAGACCCGATGCCCTTCCCTACCTTCTCCTTGCTTACAGCTAGGGAGAACTCTGGGACACCCCTGTCCTGTCCCTCCATTTGGACCAGCCCTGACCCcacagagctggggggggggagggggggggatgCATCCAGATCTGTGAGACTGGGGGCTTCTTGGGCAGGTCAAGGAGGGCCCTAAATCCATCAACCAGCCCCATGCAATGAACTAGGTATAACttccattccttctttccttcattccacACCCTGGAATGAACACCTACTGTGAGCCCAGTGATGGGACACACATGAATGACACAAacaaccccacccacccagcacagGATCTGAAGAAAGGTGACAAACAC is a window of Phyllostomus discolor isolate MPI-MPIP mPhyDis1 chromosome 8, mPhyDis1.pri.v3, whole genome shotgun sequence DNA encoding:
- the JUND gene encoding transcription factor jun-D, coding for METPFYGDEALSGLGGGVSGSGGGSSFASPGRLFPGAPPTAAAGSMMKKDALTLSLSEQVAAALKPGAAPPPAPLRTDGTSGSAPPDGLLSSPDLGLLKLASPELERLIIQSNGLVTTTPTSTQFLYPKVAASEEQEFAEGFVKALEDLHKQNQLGAGAASAAAAAGGPSGTAAGAAPPGELAPAAATPEAPVYANLSSYAGSTGSAGSAATVAFAAEPVPFPPPPPGALGPPRLAALKDEPQTVPDVPSFGESPPLSPIDMDTQERIKAERKRLRNRIAASKCRKRKLERISRLEEKVKTLKSQNTELASTASLLREQVAQLKQKVLSHVNSGCQLLPQHQVPAY